One segment of Panicum virgatum strain AP13 chromosome 3K, P.virgatum_v5, whole genome shotgun sequence DNA contains the following:
- the LOC120696820 gene encoding translation initiation factor IF-2-like, producing MATVEEGHKIEPPGLGPIARRSAATMATGDFTGGGREGELEGALGYVLSLPAAALPLPVAVSCLDATVPRKARSRPRLRAQPCSWWTFELPVPAPEEAKDPPPTASAATNPTEVARPPRPPRPRPRVCQAPPPDDPRTPAPAMERPAKRARRCLQCGAVETPQWRSGPMRSGTLCNACGVRLKAAGALREQVHRPPPATARTVAEPPPESPVSDSSPDGPIWEPGSVPDVYLLRKKPPKQGRSEAASPSAPAVFLVKNKKTKKKAPKTPRKKPWRPRKSAKRCLHCGSSSTPQWREGPMGRSTLCNACGVRYRQGRLLPEYRPLASPTFEPSEHANRHSQVLQLHRQRKGQKSQQPLPAEEPRPGDDPTAAPACGCGDDPMNVLLPRRWHNKNEYPPTPLHQPQLQPADSLAGDQHVGDMDDSAQGRGGGSSNDPNDAPSSLDSMLLEGPSAPLIVDGDEPLID from the exons atggcgacggTGGAAGAAGGGCACAAGATAGAG CCGCCTGGATTAGGCCCAATAGCCCGGCGATctgcggcgaccatggcgaccGGCGACTTTACCGGCGGTGGCAGGGAGGGGGAGCTGGAGGGGGCCCTCGGATACGTCCTctcgctgccggcggcggcgctgcctctGCCCGTCGCCGTCTCCTGCCTTGACGCCACCGTCCCGCGCAAGGCGCGCAgccgcccccgcctccgcgcccAGCCGTGCTCCTGGTGGACCTTCGAGCTCCCCGTCCCCGCGCCGGAGGAGGCGAAGGACCCACCCCCCACAGCGTCGGCGGCCACGAATCCGACGGAGGTGGCGAGGCCTCCCCGtcccccgcggccgcggccgcgcgtgtGCCAGGCCCCACCCCCCGACGACCCCCGTACCCCCGCGCCAGCCATGGAGAGGCCGGCGAAGAGGGCGAGGAGGTGCCTGCAGTGCGGAGCGGTCGAGACGCCGCAGTGGAGGTCGGGGCCGATGCGGTCGGGCACGCTCTGCAACGCCTGCGGGGTCCGGCTCAAGGCGGCCGGGGCGCTGCGGGAGCAGGTCCACCGCCCTCCGCCGGCGACCGCGAGGACggtcgccgagccgccgccggagagccCGGTGTCAGACTCGTCGCCGGACGGCCCGATCTGGGAGCCCGGGTCAGTTCCCGACGTGTACCTGCTGAGGAAGAAGCCGCCGAAGCAGGGTAGGTCGgaggccgcgtcgccgtcggcgccggcggtgttcctggtcaagaacaagaagacgaagaagaaggcgccGAAGACGCCGAGGAAGAAGCCATGGCGGCCTCGGAAGTCGGCGAAGCGGTGCCTGCACTGCGggtcgtcgtcgacgccgcAGTGGCGGGAGGGTCCGATGGGCCGCAGCACGCTGTGCAACGCGTGCGGCGTGCGGTACAGGCAGGGGCGGCTGCTGCCGGAGTACCGGCCGCTGGCGAGCCCCACCTTCGAGCCGTCGGAGCACGCCAACAGGCACAGCCAAGTGCTCCAGCTTCACCGGCAGCGGAAGGGCCAGAAGAGCCAGCAACCCCTGCCAGCGGAGGAGCCGCGACCCGGGGACGACCCGACCGCCGCGCCGGCGTGCGGCTGCGGCGATGACCCGATGAACGTGCTCCTGCCCCGGCGATGGCACAACAAGAACGAGTACCCGCCAACACCGCTGCACCAGCCTCAGCTGCAGCCGGCCGAcagcctcgccggcgaccagcaCGTTGGGGACATGGACGACTCGGCCCAAggacgtggcggcggcagcagcaatgACCCAAACGACGCGCCGAGCTCCCTGGACTCGATGCTGCTCGAAGGGCCGTCGGCGCCGCTGATCGTCGACGGAGACGAGCCCTTGATCGACTAG